A genomic window from Candidatus Denitrolinea symbiosum includes:
- a CDS encoding acyl-CoA synthetase has translation MTLQTFFSPRGVAIVGASADPMKLGYGVARNLIQSQYTGAVHLVNPKGGTIMGRAVSRSLAEVPDPVDLAALIVPAAAMPAALADCAARGIKAAIIMAGGFREIGPSGAALEDEILRIARENGIRIIGPNCIGLLDTHYPLDTTFLPPPLPAPGDIGFLSHSGAFCAAIIDWSRQQGFSFSRLVSLGNQTDVSETDLLPIMAADEHTRVLAMYIESLPDGKRFIEEARKITRQKPIVALKVGRSASGQRAAASHTGALAGADAAYESAFEKSGVLRADSAEELFEWSRALAWLPLPAGRRMAVLTNAGGPGVMSADFIETHSMSLAELSAESRDKLRALLPPAASLLNPVDMLSSASPHEYAACLQILLDDPNVDGVLLVLPPPPMHFTESVADSLIPLIRASAKPVAIALMGSNLVREAWRRFNAARIPTYDFPERAASTLACLARRAEYIQTLDSDSAPASTLDHAAIDSLLDGRPASWLDPEAADRLLSAARVPTAPLKLARSADEAASLARELGFPLVLKIASPDILHKSDAGGIFLNLNSPEEVKESFTLAIRNAQNANPSARIEGCHLQRMIGAGQEVILGSTRDPQFGPLVMFGSGGIDVEGLKDVAFCLAPLTVREAEALMDKTWAGKKLNGWRSIPPADRGAVREILLKLAELVQRHPEIAEIEINPLRVLEQGAVAVDARVRVG, from the coding sequence ATGACGCTTCAAACTTTCTTCTCCCCGCGCGGCGTCGCCATCGTCGGCGCGTCGGCCGACCCGATGAAACTCGGTTACGGCGTGGCGCGCAATTTGATTCAGAGTCAATACACGGGCGCGGTGCACCTCGTCAATCCCAAAGGCGGGACGATCATGGGACGCGCCGTCTCGCGCTCGCTGGCCGAAGTCCCCGACCCGGTGGACCTGGCGGCGTTGATCGTCCCCGCGGCGGCCATGCCCGCCGCGCTCGCGGACTGCGCGGCGCGCGGCATCAAAGCCGCGATCATCATGGCGGGCGGATTCCGCGAGATCGGTCCCTCCGGCGCGGCGCTGGAGGACGAAATCCTCCGCATTGCCCGCGAGAACGGGATCCGCATCATCGGCCCGAACTGCATCGGCCTGCTCGACACGCACTATCCGCTCGACACCACATTCCTGCCTCCGCCGCTCCCCGCGCCCGGCGACATCGGCTTCCTCTCGCATTCGGGCGCGTTCTGCGCCGCCATCATTGACTGGTCGCGCCAGCAGGGATTCTCGTTCTCGCGCCTCGTCAGCCTCGGCAACCAGACCGACGTCTCCGAGACCGACCTGCTGCCCATCATGGCCGCGGACGAACACACGCGCGTCCTCGCCATGTACATCGAGTCGCTGCCCGATGGGAAACGCTTCATCGAGGAGGCCCGTAAGATCACACGCCAAAAACCCATCGTGGCGCTCAAAGTCGGACGCTCCGCCAGCGGACAGCGCGCGGCCGCCTCGCACACGGGCGCGCTGGCCGGCGCCGACGCGGCCTACGAATCCGCGTTCGAAAAATCGGGCGTCCTGCGCGCCGATAGCGCCGAGGAACTCTTCGAATGGTCGCGCGCGCTGGCCTGGCTGCCCCTCCCCGCGGGCAGGCGCATGGCCGTCCTCACCAACGCGGGCGGGCCGGGGGTGATGTCTGCCGATTTCATTGAGACGCACAGCATGTCGCTCGCGGAACTCTCCGCCGAGAGCCGCGACAAACTGCGCGCCCTCCTGCCTCCGGCCGCCAGCCTGCTCAACCCCGTGGACATGCTCTCCAGCGCCTCGCCGCACGAATACGCCGCCTGCCTGCAAATCCTGCTCGACGACCCCAACGTGGACGGCGTCCTCCTCGTCCTGCCGCCGCCGCCGATGCACTTCACCGAGTCGGTCGCTGATTCGCTCATCCCGCTGATTCGGGCCTCCGCCAAACCCGTCGCCATCGCGCTGATGGGAAGCAACCTCGTCCGCGAGGCCTGGCGCCGCTTCAACGCGGCGCGCATCCCCACATACGACTTCCCCGAACGCGCCGCCTCGACTCTCGCCTGCCTGGCGCGCCGCGCCGAGTACATCCAGACTTTGGATTCCGACTCCGCGCCCGCCTCGACTCTCGACCACGCCGCGATCGACTCCCTGCTCGACGGGCGTCCCGCCTCCTGGCTGGACCCCGAAGCGGCCGACCGTTTACTGAGCGCGGCGCGCGTCCCGACCGCGCCCCTCAAACTGGCGCGCTCTGCGGACGAGGCCGCGTCGCTCGCGCGCGAACTGGGATTTCCGCTCGTCCTGAAAATCGCCAGCCCCGACATCCTCCACAAATCGGACGCGGGCGGGATCTTCCTCAACTTGAACTCCCCCGAAGAAGTAAAAGAGTCTTTTACTCTGGCTATCCGCAACGCCCAAAACGCCAACCCGTCCGCGCGGATCGAGGGCTGTCACCTCCAGCGGATGATCGGCGCGGGACAAGAGGTCATTCTCGGGTCCACGCGCGATCCGCAGTTCGGTCCGCTGGTCATGTTCGGATCGGGCGGGATTGACGTCGAAGGGTTGAAGGACGTCGCTTTTTGCCTCGCCCCGTTGACGGTGCGCGAGGCCGAGGCGTTGATGGACAAAACCTGGGCGGGGAAAAAACTGAACGGCTGGCGCTCCATCCCGCCCGCGGACCGCGGCGCCGTCCGCGAGATATTGCTGAAACTCGCGGAACTTGTCCAGCGGCATCCCGAGATCGCGGAGATCGAGATCAATCCCCTGCGCGTTTTGGAACAGGGCGCGGTGGCGGTGGACGCGAGAGTCAGGGTGGGTTGA
- a CDS encoding L-seryl-tRNA(Sec) selenium transferase: MTTNLRDLPSVEQLLQTPRLADLVARFGRPLALDALRLSLNEARDAAKSGVDLPPRDALVSRAEAILDEWTRPTLQPVVNATGVILHTNLGRAPMSRAALDAMTLAARGYSNLEFDLSTGKRGSRTVHAEALLQKLTGAESALVVNNNAGAVLLVLSALAKGKRVVIARTQLVEIGGSFRVPDVMKQSGAKLAEVGATNKVHLKDYKEALTDGAAMVLRAHRSNFKIVGFTEEPPLEKIANLAHEFHVPFVDDLGSGALLDTAKFGLGHEPTVQESLAAGADLVCFSGDKLLGGPQAGIIVGRKDLLDKIKRHPLARAVRADKLCLAALTATLLHYLKDEATREVPVWRMISMEPRAVKVRAEAWRERLGQGEVAASESTIGGGSLPDESMPTFVLSLSVKNPDKFLKRLRESNPPIIARTENDKILFDPRTVLEEQDAILVESLSRMTRMSEPLRRPQGQV, from the coding sequence ATGACGACGAACCTGCGTGACCTGCCCTCGGTGGAACAACTCCTCCAGACGCCGCGCCTCGCGGACCTGGTCGCGCGCTTCGGACGTCCCCTGGCCCTCGACGCCCTCCGCCTCTCCCTGAACGAGGCGCGGGACGCGGCTAAATCGGGCGTTGACCTGCCCCCGCGCGACGCCCTCGTCTCCCGCGCCGAGGCGATCCTCGACGAGTGGACGCGTCCCACGCTCCAGCCCGTCGTCAACGCCACGGGCGTCATCCTCCACACCAACCTCGGACGCGCTCCTATGAGCCGCGCCGCGCTGGACGCGATGACCCTCGCGGCGCGCGGCTACTCCAACCTCGAATTTGACCTGTCCACGGGCAAGCGCGGCTCGCGGACGGTTCACGCCGAAGCCCTGCTGCAAAAATTGACGGGCGCGGAGTCGGCGCTGGTCGTCAACAACAACGCGGGCGCGGTCCTGCTGGTCCTGTCCGCGCTGGCGAAGGGCAAACGCGTCGTCATCGCGCGGACGCAGTTGGTGGAGATCGGCGGCTCGTTCCGCGTCCCCGACGTGATGAAGCAGTCGGGCGCGAAACTCGCCGAAGTTGGCGCGACGAACAAAGTGCATCTCAAAGATTACAAAGAAGCGCTGACCGACGGCGCGGCGATGGTCTTGCGCGCGCACCGCTCCAATTTCAAGATTGTCGGCTTCACCGAGGAGCCTCCGCTCGAAAAGATCGCCAATCTCGCGCATGAGTTCCACGTCCCGTTCGTGGACGATCTCGGCTCGGGCGCGCTGCTCGACACCGCCAAATTCGGCCTCGGTCACGAACCGACTGTGCAGGAATCCCTCGCCGCGGGCGCGGACCTCGTCTGCTTCTCAGGAGATAAACTCCTCGGCGGTCCGCAGGCGGGGATCATCGTCGGCAGGAAGGACCTGCTCGATAAAATCAAAAGGCATCCGCTGGCGCGCGCCGTCCGCGCGGATAAACTCTGTCTCGCCGCGCTGACCGCCACGTTGCTGCACTATCTCAAAGACGAGGCGACGCGCGAAGTCCCCGTCTGGAGGATGATCTCGATGGAGCCGCGCGCGGTCAAGGTCCGCGCGGAAGCGTGGAGGGAGAGACTCGGGCAGGGCGAGGTCGCCGCGTCCGAATCCACCATCGGCGGCGGCAGCCTCCCCGACGAGTCCATGCCCACGTTTGTGTTGTCGCTCTCGGTCAAAAATCCAGATAAGTTTTTGAAGCGGCTGCGCGAATCCAACCCGCCGATCATTGCCCGCACCGAAAACGACAAAATCCTTTTCGATCCGCGTACTGTCTTGGAAGAACAGGATGCTATATTGGTAGAATCTTTATCGCGAATGACGCGAATGAGCGAACCCTTGCGCCGTCCGCAAGGGCAGGTGTGA
- a CDS encoding aminopeptidase P family protein, which produces MKSDLDALMQARSLDAVLVVGNAEHNPPMYYLTGGGHVSHATVIKKRGEEAAYFHNDMERDEAAKSGLRLIPYSKYDYDALYKEADGDLLLASALRYRMIFEELGLTRGRVGVYGFYDLSAVFGTLSRLQKLLPELEFVGEPREDSIFMRAMETKDAAEVERIRRMGRITTTVVGKTRDYLTERDVRADEVLLKEDGSPLTVGDVHAKIRLWVAEQGAELPSGFIFAIGRDAGVPHSTGNPADLMRLGQTIVFDIYPAEAGGGYYYDFTRTWSLGYAAPEAQELYDQVKEIFDKLMDNFDVNAPFKHYHKMTCEYFESKGHQSPLNTKAPVEGYVHSLGHGVGLNIHERPFSGLTAGDDQRLAPGVVVTSEPGLYYPEKGMGFRIEDTLWVRPDGTIETLADYPYDFVLPMKKWK; this is translated from the coding sequence ATGAAATCAGACCTCGACGCCCTCATGCAAGCCCGCAGCCTCGACGCCGTCCTCGTCGTCGGCAACGCCGAACACAATCCGCCCATGTACTACCTGACGGGCGGCGGACACGTCAGCCACGCAACCGTCATCAAAAAACGCGGGGAGGAAGCCGCGTACTTCCACAACGACATGGAACGGGACGAAGCCGCCAAAAGCGGACTGCGCCTGATTCCCTACAGCAAGTACGATTACGACGCGCTCTACAAAGAAGCGGACGGCGACCTGCTGCTGGCGAGCGCGCTGCGCTATCGGATGATATTCGAGGAACTGGGTTTGACGCGCGGACGCGTGGGCGTGTACGGTTTCTACGATCTGAGCGCGGTCTTCGGGACGCTCTCGCGCCTGCAAAAACTTCTCCCCGAATTGGAATTCGTCGGCGAGCCGCGCGAGGACTCGATCTTCATGCGCGCCATGGAGACGAAGGACGCGGCCGAGGTGGAGCGCATCCGCAGGATGGGGCGAATCACCACGACGGTGGTCGGCAAGACGCGCGACTATCTGACCGAGCGCGACGTGCGCGCCGACGAAGTCCTGCTCAAAGAAGACGGCTCCCCGCTGACCGTGGGCGACGTCCACGCGAAGATTCGCCTGTGGGTGGCGGAACAGGGCGCGGAACTGCCGTCGGGATTCATCTTCGCCATCGGACGCGACGCGGGCGTCCCGCACTCGACGGGCAATCCCGCCGATCTGATGCGCCTCGGGCAGACCATCGTCTTCGACATTTATCCCGCCGAAGCGGGCGGCGGCTACTACTACGACTTCACGCGCACGTGGAGTCTCGGTTACGCCGCGCCCGAAGCGCAGGAACTGTACGACCAGGTCAAGGAAATTTTCGACAAATTGATGGACAACTTCGACGTGAACGCGCCGTTCAAGCATTATCACAAGATGACGTGCGAGTACTTCGAATCCAAAGGCCACCAGTCGCCGCTCAACACGAAAGCGCCGGTGGAGGGATACGTCCACAGCCTGGGACACGGCGTCGGCCTCAACATCCACGAGCGGCCGTTCAGCGGACTCACCGCGGGCGACGATCAGCGTCTCGCGCCAGGCGTGGTCGTCACCTCCGAGCCTGGACTCTACTATCCCGAAAAAGGCATGGGCTTCCGCATCGAAGACACGCTCTGGGTGCGCCCCGACGGGACGATTGAAACCCTCGCGGACTACCCGTACGATTTTGTCCTGCCGATGAAAAAATGGAAGTAG
- a CDS encoding tRNA (adenosine(37)-N6)-threonylcarbamoyltransferase complex transferase subunit TsaD has translation MTNLPPARLLAIETSCDETAAAVVENGRALVSSVVASQMELHARYGGVYPEVASRQHVLSIVPVVEQALAQAHITLADVDAVAVTRGPGLAGSLVVGVNAAKGLALGAGIPLVGVNHLEGHVYSAWVYDADEPPHPEPQFPLLALLVSGGHTELNLMTDHLTYRRLGSTLDDAAGEAFDKVARLLGLAYPGGPSIQKAAEDGDPKRFKFPRARLEGTWDFSFSGIKTAVLYETRNFEKAGKSIPVADMAASFQAAVVDVLFDKTLAAAREFGVKEILVAGGVSANRALRQAFKAQAEFPVHVPRLSLCTDNAAMIGAAGYFRYALGRVSELDMDVQPTWPLS, from the coding sequence ATGACCAACCTCCCTCCCGCCCGTCTCCTCGCCATCGAAACCTCCTGCGACGAAACCGCCGCGGCCGTCGTCGAAAACGGACGCGCCCTGGTTTCCTCCGTCGTCGCCTCGCAGATGGAACTCCACGCGCGCTACGGCGGCGTCTATCCCGAAGTGGCCTCGCGCCAGCATGTGCTGTCCATCGTACCGGTCGTCGAGCAGGCGTTGGCGCAGGCGCACATCACCCTCGCCGACGTGGACGCGGTCGCGGTCACGCGCGGGCCCGGGCTGGCTGGGTCGCTCGTCGTCGGCGTGAACGCGGCCAAAGGTCTCGCGCTCGGCGCGGGGATTCCGCTCGTCGGCGTGAACCATCTCGAAGGCCACGTCTACTCCGCCTGGGTTTACGACGCGGACGAACCTCCGCATCCCGAACCGCAATTCCCCCTGCTGGCGCTGCTCGTCTCGGGCGGACACACCGAACTGAACCTGATGACCGACCACCTGACCTATCGGCGACTCGGCTCCACCCTCGACGACGCGGCGGGCGAGGCCTTCGACAAGGTGGCGCGGCTGCTGGGACTCGCCTACCCGGGCGGGCCGTCCATCCAGAAAGCCGCGGAGGACGGCGACCCGAAGCGCTTCAAATTTCCGCGCGCCCGCCTCGAAGGGACGTGGGACTTCTCGTTCAGCGGGATCAAAACCGCCGTCCTGTATGAGACGAGGAACTTCGAGAAGGCGGGCAAGTCCATCCCGGTCGCGGACATGGCCGCGAGTTTCCAGGCTGCCGTCGTTGACGTGTTGTTCGACAAAACCCTGGCCGCGGCGCGCGAATTCGGCGTGAAGGAAATCCTCGTGGCGGGCGGCGTCTCGGCCAACCGCGCCTTGCGCCAGGCCTTCAAAGCGCAGGCGGAGTTCCCTGTCCACGTCCCGCGTCTCTCGCTCTGTACCGACAATGCCGCCATGATCGGCGCGGCGGGATACTTCCGCTACGCGCTCGGGCGCGTCAGCGAGTTGGATATGGACGTCCAGCCGACCTGGCCGCTGTCGTGA
- a CDS encoding glycosyltransferase family 1 protein — protein MNIAMLSYHTCPLATLGGKDTGGMNVYVRDLTRALGPLGIHVDVFTRSQDEHVPHVLHDLGYGNRVVHVPAGPETPLPKRELAGYIPQFVDGIRRFAEEKRIHYDVIHSHYWMSGLAAASLADLWPGTPILHMFHTLGEMKNRIARSDAEREGAYRIEGEKRVLKRADRVIVATEAEKAQLQWLYKGDVRKMEIIPPGVDVSHFYPIPKDEARQFIGLEPDQRMVLFVGRIEPLKGVDTLIRAMSCVKFQGLGHPVYLAIIGGEPDADPDKMTAEMARLQQLCDDLCMGQTVVFLGKRAQDTLPYYYSAAEALMMPSFYESFGMVALEAMACGTPVVASQVGGLAFLVRDGETGFTVPEGDPSALCDKLTLLLGDRALRERMGACAERYAQEYRWEKIAGQIADAYASALSERLKERADSG, from the coding sequence ATGAATATCGCCATGCTCTCCTACCACACCTGTCCGCTTGCCACGCTTGGGGGCAAGGACACGGGCGGGATGAACGTCTACGTGCGCGACCTGACGCGGGCGCTCGGTCCGCTCGGTATCCACGTGGACGTGTTCACGCGCTCGCAGGACGAGCATGTGCCGCACGTGCTGCACGACCTCGGCTATGGCAACCGCGTCGTCCACGTTCCGGCTGGCCCGGAGACGCCTCTCCCCAAGCGCGAACTGGCGGGATACATCCCCCAATTCGTGGACGGCATCCGCCGCTTCGCCGAGGAAAAAAGAATCCATTACGACGTCATCCACAGCCACTACTGGATGTCCGGTCTCGCGGCCGCCTCTCTCGCGGACCTCTGGCCGGGGACGCCCATCCTGCACATGTTCCACACCCTGGGCGAGATGAAGAACCGCATCGCGCGCAGCGACGCGGAACGCGAGGGCGCATACCGTATTGAGGGAGAGAAACGCGTTCTGAAACGCGCCGACCGCGTCATCGTCGCGACCGAGGCGGAGAAGGCGCAGCTGCAATGGCTGTACAAAGGCGACGTCCGCAAAATGGAGATTATCCCGCCCGGCGTGGACGTCAGCCATTTCTATCCTATCCCGAAGGACGAGGCGCGGCAGTTCATCGGCCTCGAACCCGACCAGCGCATGGTGTTGTTCGTCGGGCGGATCGAACCGCTCAAAGGCGTGGACACGCTCATCCGCGCCATGTCGTGCGTGAAGTTCCAGGGACTCGGGCATCCCGTCTACCTGGCGATCATCGGCGGCGAGCCGGACGCCGACCCCGACAAAATGACCGCCGAGATGGCGCGCCTGCAACAACTCTGCGACGACCTGTGCATGGGGCAGACGGTGGTCTTTCTCGGCAAGCGCGCGCAGGATACGCTGCCGTATTACTATTCGGCCGCGGAAGCGCTGATGATGCCTTCCTTCTACGAGTCGTTTGGGATGGTGGCGCTGGAGGCCATGGCCTGCGGGACGCCCGTCGTCGCCTCGCAGGTGGGCGGACTGGCCTTCCTCGTCCGCGACGGCGAGACCGGGTTCACCGTCCCCGAAGGCGACCCGTCCGCGCTGTGCGACAAATTGACCCTGCTGCTGGGCGACCGCGCCTTGCGCGAGCGGATGGGAGCCTGCGCCGAGCGCTACGCGCAGGAATACCGCTGGGAGAAGATCGCCGGGCAGATCGCGGACGCGTACGCCAGCGCGCTGAGCGAAAGGCTTAAAGAACGGGCGGATTCGGGATAA
- a CDS encoding 11beta-hydroxysteroid dehydrogenase type 1 — protein sequence MTIDLKGKVVLITGASSGFGMDAARLFAEEGCSVVLAARRIDRLQELAASIQARGGEAFAVPVDVAAREEIEVMVETVLDLYERVDILFNNAGFGRIIWNDNMTAERDIETQLKVNLLGLIYVTHAILPSMLERRSGHIINMSSVAGWIAPPTYTIYSASKYGVRGFTDALRREARPFGVNVSGIYPGPAKTEFGQHTGDHPMKKSALRRYFRSMTSEQVAERVVEIAKRPRRAVVMPWYYNLAIWADWYTPWFVDWITESALTKKRHKYK from the coding sequence ATGACCATTGATCTTAAAGGTAAAGTTGTACTCATCACCGGCGCGTCCTCCGGCTTCGGCATGGACGCGGCGCGGCTCTTCGCGGAAGAGGGCTGCAGCGTCGTCCTCGCAGCGCGGCGCATAGACCGCCTGCAGGAACTGGCCGCCTCCATTCAGGCGCGCGGCGGCGAGGCGTTCGCCGTCCCGGTGGACGTGGCCGCCCGCGAAGAAATCGAAGTCATGGTCGAGACCGTCCTCGACCTCTACGAGCGGGTGGACATCCTCTTCAACAACGCGGGCTTCGGACGCATCATCTGGAACGACAACATGACCGCCGAGCGCGATATCGAAACCCAACTCAAAGTCAATCTGCTCGGCCTCATCTACGTCACTCACGCCATCCTGCCGTCCATGCTCGAACGCCGCAGCGGACACATCATCAACATGTCTTCCGTCGCGGGCTGGATCGCGCCGCCCACCTACACCATCTACTCCGCCAGCAAATACGGCGTGCGCGGCTTCACCGACGCCCTGCGCCGCGAAGCGCGGCCCTTCGGCGTCAACGTCTCCGGCATTTACCCCGGTCCCGCCAAAACCGAATTCGGCCAGCACACAGGCGATCATCCCATGAAGAAATCCGCCCTGCGGCGCTACTTCCGCTCGATGACCTCCGAGCAGGTCGCGGAACGCGTCGTCGAAATCGCCAAACGTCCGCGCCGCGCCGTCGTCATGCCGTGGTACTACAACCTCGCCATCTGGGCTGATTGGTACACGCCCTGGTTCGTGGACTGGATCACCGAGTCCGCGCTGACGAAGAAAAGGCACAAATATAAATAA